The nucleotide sequence GGGCTATGCGCTCGGCATCCGTCACGAGAACGCCCCGGAGGTCGCGGTCACGTACTTCGGTGACGGCGCGACCAGCCAGGGCGACGTGAACGAGGCCATGATCTTCGCCGCCTCCTACCAGGCTCCCGTCGTGTTCGTCTGCCAGAACAACCACTGGGCCATCTCCGAGCCGGTGACCGTGCAGTCGCAGTACCCGATCGCGGGCCGGGCGCCGGGATTCGGAATCCCGAGCCTCCGCGTGGACGGGAACGACGTGCTCGCCTGCCTCGCGGCGATGCGGTGGGCGCTGGAGCACGCCCGCTCCGGCAAGGGGCCGGCATACATCGAGGCGGTGACCTACCGGATGGGTCCGCACACCACGGCGGACGATCCCACGCGCTACCGCGATGACGCGGAATGGGAGTCCTGGCGGGACCGCGATCCGATCGCGCGACTGGAGGCCCACCTGCGCGCGTCCGGCGACCTGACCGACGAGCACGTCGCGGAGACGCAGGCAGCCGCGGACGCGGTCGCCAAGGAGATGCGCGCCGCCTGCCTCGGCATGGTCACCCGGCCGCCGCTCGCGGTGTTCGACGGCGTGTACGCCGAGCCGCACACCGGGCTGGAGCGCCAGCGCGATGAGTACGCCGCCTACCTCGCGTCGTTCGAGAGCGAGGCGTGACCATGACCCAGCTCACGCTCGGCAAGGCGCTCGGCGCCGGCCTCCGTCAGGCGATGCGGGACGATGAGAAGGTCGTGCTGCTGGGCGAGGACATCGGCAAGCTCGGCGGCGTCTTCCGGATCACCGACGGTCTCCTCGACGAGTTCGGCGCGGCACGCGTCATCGACACGCCGCTCGCGGAGTCGGGCATCGTCGGCACGGCCGTCGGCCTCGCCTTCCGCGGATACCGTCCGGTCGTCGAGATCCAGTTCGACGGTTTCGTCTACCCCGCCTTCGACCAGATCGTCTCCCAGGTCGCCAAGCTGCATTACCGCACCCAGGGGCGCGTGAAGATGCCGGTCACGATCCGGATTCCGTGGGCGGGCGGCATCGGCGCCGCGGAGCACCACTCGGAGTCGCCCGAGGCATACTTCGCCCACACGGCCGGGCTTCGGGTGATCGCGGTGTCGAACCCGGAGGACGCGTACCGCAGCCTCCGTCAGGCGATCGCGTCGGACGATCCCGTCGTGTTCTTCGAACCGAAGCGGCTCTACCACCACAAGGGGGAGGTCGACCTCGACGCCCCGCTCGCCGATGCCCCGCCGATGGGGCTCGCGCGCGTGGTGCGCCCGGGCACGGACGCCACCGTCCTGACCTACGGCGCCATGGTGGGGACGGCGCTCCAGGCGGCCGAGGCGGCCGAGGACGAGGGCATCGCGCTGGAGGTCGTCGACCTGCGCTCGCTGTCGCCGGTGGACTACGACTCGGTGGCCGCCTCGGTGCGGAAGACCGGACGCGTCGTCGTCGCGCACGAGGCATCCCGGGAGGCCGGCCTCGCCGCGGAGGTCATCGCGAGCGTCACGGAGCGCTGCTTCGAGTACCTCGAGTCGGCGCCGCTGCGGGTGACCGGGCACGATGTGCCCTACCCGCCCGCGAAGCTCGAGAAGTACCACCTCCCCGACCTCGACCGGATCCTCGATGCGGTGGACCGGGTACTCGACCGCCCGCACAGCCTGACGGGAGCAGACGCATGATCGCCGAATTCCGCCTGCCGGACCTCGGGGAGGGGCTCACCGAGGCCGAGGTCGTGCAGTGGCTCGTCGCCCCCGGAGACAGCGTCACCCTCAACCAGACCCTCGCCGAGGTCGAGACGGCCAAGGCCGTCGTCGAGCTGCCGTCCCCCTATGAGGGCACGGTCGCCACCCTGCACGCGGAGGCGGGGGAGACCGTCGCGGTGGGCGCTCCTCTCATCGCGTTCGCCGTGGAGGGTGAGGAGGCACCGGACGCGCCGTCGGGCAGCGCCGAGGAACCCACGGACGAGAAGGCGCAGCCGAACCTGGTGGGGTACGGCGCGGCGCCGACGTCGAGTGGCCGTCCCGCGCGACGAGCCCGCCGCCGCGGCGCCCCGGCCACCGTGTCGGGCAGCGACACCGCCGTGCTCGAAGCGGCCCCGCACGACGCCACCCCGTCCGCCGCGGTGGAGACGGTCGTCGAACGACCGCGGTCCACGCCGCCCGTGCGGGCTCACGCGAAGCGCCTGGGGGTCGACCTGGTGCTCGTCGCGGCGGAGGTGGGCGACCGCCTGATCACACGGGCGGATGTCGACGCCTATGCCGCACGCATCGGCAGCGGGGCGGCAGTCCCCATGCCCGCACCCGAGACGCCGGTGTCCGCTCCGTCCCATCCGCATCCGGTCGGGGAGGATCGTCCGCGCGAGACACGCATCCCGATCCGCGGCGTGCGCAAGCACACCGCAGCGGCGATGGTGCAGAGCGCTTTCAGCGCGCCGCACGTCACGGTCTTCCACACGGTGGACGTGACGGCGACCATGGAGATGCTCGGCCGCCTCCGTGACGACAAGTCGCTGTCGGCACACCGGATCGGGCCGCTCGCGGTCGTCGCCAAGGCGGTGTGCCTCGCCCTCCGTCGTGCGCCCGGACTCAACTCCCGGTGGGATGAGGAGGCCGGGGAGATTGTCCAGTACAGCTACGTCGACCTCGGCATCGCCGCGGCTACAGAGCGCGGGCTGATCGTACCCATGATCCGGGATGCCGAGCGGATGAACCTCGTCGAACTGGCGACCGCCCTCAAAGAGCTCGCGGAGACGGCCCGCGCCGGGCGGACAACCCCGGCGGAGCTCGCCGGGGGCACGTTCTCGCTCTCCAACATCGGGGTCTTCGGCGTGGAGGCGGGCACGCCCATCCTTCCGCCCGGACAGTCGGGGATCCTGGCGGTGGGTGCCGTCCGGAGGCAGCCCTGGGAGTACCGCGGAGAGATCGCCCTCCGTCAGCTGCTGACGCTGAGCCTCTCGTTCGACCACCGCCTCGTCGACGGCGCGGAGGGGGCGACGTTCCTCAAGGACGTGGCGGACATCCTGGAAGACCCGGGTCGGGCGATGCTGGTCAGCTAGCGGCGCGGAGCGCCGCCTCGGCCATCGCGACCAGCACGGTCGCGGTGGCCGCGTGCCGCCTCGTGGCCGCGCGCGTGCTGTGCGGCGTGGAGTTGATGAGGCCGAAGCAGGCCTGCACGCGCAGACGCAGCTCGTCCCGTCCGAGTGGTCGCGGACCGTCGAGGGCGGCGAGCGTGTCCATCCACAACTCGATGTACGCGCGCTGCAGGCGGCGGACCTCTGCGCGGTCGACGTCGTCCAGGAACGCGAGATCACGGTCCTGCACCTGGATGACCTCGGCGTTGCCGAGCGCGAACTCCACGTGGAAGCGGATGAGGGCTCGCATGCGCTCGTCCGCGTCGGTCGGCTCTGCGGCGACCCGGCGGCCGCCGGCGACGAGGTCCTGGCTGACCTTCACGAGCACGGCTCCGAGGAGGGCCTGCTTGCCGGCGAAGTGTCGGTAGACGGCGGGCCCCGAGACGCCGACGGCGGCACCGATCTCCTCGAGGCTCACGCCGCTGTATCCGCGCGCGGCGAAGAGACGCGCCGCGGCATGGAGGAGGGCGTCGGAACGTTCCGCCTTGGCGCGGTCGCGAGCCGTGGAGGGGCTTGTCATTTCAGTTAATCCTCGCTAACCTGAATCAACGGGTTAGTGAACACTAACCGAGAATGCATGCAGCGCGCCAGGTGGACACCGCGGCGCGACGTGGGTCGAGGAGGACATCACGATGCCGGCAACCCAGGAAGCGCTCGCCCAGGAGCTCCGGGATCGTCTCGCGACGGCAGCCGAAGGCGGACCCGCGGCCTCGCGTGAGCGGCACGTCGCGCGCGGGAAGCTG is from Microbacterium sp. BLY and encodes:
- a CDS encoding alpha-ketoacid dehydrogenase subunit beta, yielding MTQLTLGKALGAGLRQAMRDDEKVVLLGEDIGKLGGVFRITDGLLDEFGAARVIDTPLAESGIVGTAVGLAFRGYRPVVEIQFDGFVYPAFDQIVSQVAKLHYRTQGRVKMPVTIRIPWAGGIGAAEHHSESPEAYFAHTAGLRVIAVSNPEDAYRSLRQAIASDDPVVFFEPKRLYHHKGEVDLDAPLADAPPMGLARVVRPGTDATVLTYGAMVGTALQAAEAAEDEGIALEVVDLRSLSPVDYDSVAASVRKTGRVVVAHEASREAGLAAEVIASVTERCFEYLESAPLRVTGHDVPYPPAKLEKYHLPDLDRILDAVDRVLDRPHSLTGADA
- a CDS encoding dihydrolipoamide acetyltransferase family protein is translated as MIAEFRLPDLGEGLTEAEVVQWLVAPGDSVTLNQTLAEVETAKAVVELPSPYEGTVATLHAEAGETVAVGAPLIAFAVEGEEAPDAPSGSAEEPTDEKAQPNLVGYGAAPTSSGRPARRARRRGAPATVSGSDTAVLEAAPHDATPSAAVETVVERPRSTPPVRAHAKRLGVDLVLVAAEVGDRLITRADVDAYAARIGSGAAVPMPAPETPVSAPSHPHPVGEDRPRETRIPIRGVRKHTAAAMVQSAFSAPHVTVFHTVDVTATMEMLGRLRDDKSLSAHRIGPLAVVAKAVCLALRRAPGLNSRWDEEAGEIVQYSYVDLGIAAATERGLIVPMIRDAERMNLVELATALKELAETARAGRTTPAELAGGTFSLSNIGVFGVEAGTPILPPGQSGILAVGAVRRQPWEYRGEIALRQLLTLSLSFDHRLVDGAEGATFLKDVADILEDPGRAMLVS
- a CDS encoding TetR/AcrR family transcriptional regulator — translated: MTSPSTARDRAKAERSDALLHAAARLFAARGYSGVSLEEIGAAVGVSGPAVYRHFAGKQALLGAVLVKVSQDLVAGGRRVAAEPTDADERMRALIRFHVEFALGNAEVIQVQDRDLAFLDDVDRAEVRRLQRAYIELWMDTLAALDGPRPLGRDELRLRVQACFGLINSTPHSTRAATRRHAATATVLVAMAEAALRAAS
- the pdhA gene encoding pyruvate dehydrogenase (acetyl-transferring) E1 component subunit alpha, whose amino-acid sequence is MSPQTTPIADTAQDLELSERILAPDGSRMPNARLDAFVADVDAAQLRALHRDMVVLRRIDAEGVALQRQGQLGLWAPCQGQEAAQIGTARALDPQDYVFPSYRETGVIYARGAQPGDYVRMWRGEEGAAYDPAALRVAPLQIIIGAQTLHAVGYALGIRHENAPEVAVTYFGDGATSQGDVNEAMIFAASYQAPVVFVCQNNHWAISEPVTVQSQYPIAGRAPGFGIPSLRVDGNDVLACLAAMRWALEHARSGKGPAYIEAVTYRMGPHTTADDPTRYRDDAEWESWRDRDPIARLEAHLRASGDLTDEHVAETQAAADAVAKEMRAACLGMVTRPPLAVFDGVYAEPHTGLERQRDEYAAYLASFESEA